In one window of Meiothermus sp. DNA:
- a CDS encoding S-ribosylhomocysteine lyase, translating to MSRPPIPESFRLDHKKVRAPYVRLAGVKETPKGDRIEKYDLRLAQPNQEALNTGTVHTLEHLLATYIRGHLEGVVDISPMGCRTGFYMVVLGEPGPQKVLEAFRETLKDVVNHTEPVPGVSELECGNYRDHDPQGARAWAKRVLNEGLHVQETVEISS from the coding sequence ATGTCCAGGCCACCCATCCCAGAATCGTTTCGCCTTGACCACAAAAAAGTTCGGGCCCCCTACGTGCGGCTGGCAGGGGTGAAGGAGACGCCTAAGGGCGACCGGATAGAAAAGTATGACCTGCGTCTGGCCCAGCCCAACCAGGAAGCCCTGAACACCGGTACGGTACACACCCTCGAGCACCTCCTGGCCACCTATATCCGCGGTCACCTCGAGGGGGTAGTAGACATTTCGCCCATGGGCTGCCGCACCGGGTTTTATATGGTGGTGCTGGGGGAGCCGGGGCCCCAGAAGGTGCTGGAGGCTTTCCGGGAAACGCTCAAAGACGTGGTGAACCATACTGAACCCGTACCCGGGGTAAGCGAGCTCGAGTGCGGCAACTACCGCGACCACGACCCCCAGGGCGCCAGGGCCTGGGCCAAGCGGGTACTGAATGAGGGTCTGCATGTGCAAGAAACCGTTGAAATTTCGTCCTAG
- a CDS encoding TrkH family potassium uptake protein, producing MRNRAKPWLLENLRFAYYFLGVVYLAMGVVMLGLEALSLLLRESPWGFLAGAVVGLGLGAWFRKLGDPKHEPGRAEALLSIALVWLLVPALGAIPFWIAGGMPYLDALFESMSGFTTTGATALADFSQFGYSLFFWRSLMQWFGGVGFLVLAVALLAHLAVAGRQLFITESTGVQKEPFTPRLRTAALSILKVYAVLTLAAAVCYWIAGVPAFEAVCNALTTLPAAGFSPNPRSFEQYTPLAQWFGTLFMFLGGAGFVLQYKFFFTKDPRPLLKDVELRVYTLIVLVFSLSLAAFLMTHHTQAMNYSWGDALRHAFFNVTSIITTTGYASADFALWVPAAQAILVAAMFVGGCAGSGAGGIKVIRWLVVGAIVRRELIRSLHPQAIITLRLGSKILGEDVMRSVAAFITLYAALVAAGALLISVLENSFVVGFTASAQAVGNIGPGLGEVGPMGSYAGLEPLSKVILIFQMWAGRIELIPVFLLLTPELWKKLRG from the coding sequence ATGCGCAACAGAGCGAAACCCTGGCTACTGGAAAACCTGCGCTTTGCCTACTACTTTCTGGGGGTGGTCTACCTGGCTATGGGGGTGGTGATGCTGGGGCTCGAGGCCCTCTCGCTGCTCCTGCGCGAATCGCCCTGGGGTTTCCTGGCCGGAGCGGTGGTGGGCCTGGGGCTGGGCGCCTGGTTTCGCAAGCTGGGCGACCCCAAACACGAGCCGGGCCGGGCCGAAGCCCTGCTCTCCATCGCCCTGGTCTGGCTGCTGGTGCCCGCTTTGGGAGCTATCCCCTTCTGGATTGCCGGCGGAATGCCCTACCTGGATGCGCTGTTTGAGTCCATGTCGGGCTTTACCACCACCGGGGCTACCGCTCTAGCCGATTTTTCCCAGTTTGGCTACAGCCTGTTCTTCTGGCGCAGCCTGATGCAGTGGTTTGGGGGGGTGGGCTTCCTGGTGCTGGCGGTGGCCCTGCTGGCCCATCTGGCCGTGGCCGGGCGCCAGCTTTTTATCACCGAGAGCACCGGGGTCCAAAAAGAACCCTTCACCCCTCGTTTGCGCACGGCCGCCCTGAGCATCCTCAAGGTGTACGCTGTCCTCACCCTGGCAGCCGCTGTGTGCTACTGGATTGCGGGTGTACCAGCATTTGAGGCCGTCTGTAACGCCCTGACCACCCTGCCCGCAGCCGGCTTCAGCCCCAACCCCCGTAGCTTTGAACAGTACACCCCGCTGGCCCAGTGGTTCGGCACCCTGTTCATGTTCTTGGGCGGTGCAGGGTTTGTGTTGCAGTACAAGTTTTTTTTTACTAAAGACCCCCGGCCCTTGCTCAAGGACGTAGAGCTGCGGGTCTATACCCTGATTGTGCTGGTTTTTAGCTTGTCGCTGGCTGCTTTCCTGATGACCCATCACACCCAGGCCATGAACTATAGCTGGGGCGATGCGCTGCGCCATGCCTTCTTCAACGTCACCTCCATCATCACCACCACCGGCTACGCCAGTGCCGACTTTGCCCTGTGGGTTCCGGCCGCCCAGGCCATCCTGGTCGCGGCCATGTTTGTGGGCGGGTGTGCGGGCTCGGGGGCTGGGGGCATCAAGGTGATCCGCTGGCTGGTGGTAGGGGCCATTGTGCGGCGAGAACTTATACGTTCGTTGCACCCCCAGGCCATCATCACCCTTCGCCTGGGCAGCAAAATCCTGGGCGAGGACGTGATGCGCTCGGTAGCAGCGTTCATCACCCTCTATGCGGCCCTGGTGGCCGCGGGGGCCCTGCTTATTTCAGTGCTGGAGAACAGCTTTGTGGTTGGCTTTACCGCCAGCGCACAGGCCGTAGGCAACATCGGGCCCGGGCTGGGCGAGGTAGGGCCCATGGGGAGCTATGCCGGTCTGGAGCCGCTCTCGAAGGTCATTCTGATTTTTCAAATGTGGGCGGGGCGCATTGAGTTGATACCGGTATTCTTGTTGCTGACGCCAGAACTCTGGAAAAAGCTGCGGGGCTAG
- a CDS encoding TrkH family potassium uptake protein translates to MKSWPRFAKSKAANPIPVATYMTGTVYVALGAVMGLLGLTDTLMGEDALGFFVGAAIGLALGWVLRQLGSPQAEPRRAEALLTVAGLWILVPILGAIPYWISGGLSYLDALFEATSGFSTTGATILADFSHFSYGLFFWRSLSQWFGGLGILLLFIVVLPHLALAGRQMFFAETTGVQKQQLTPKLRQTANYILRVYLLLTLLTLTAYLATGVPVFEALANTLSSVSAGGFSPNPQSFAAYAPLTQWIAAIVMFLTGVNLLLQYRAIFGREYTAPLRDPEFRAYALIVLTVALLMAGVLYLRHDYSLEPALRHAFFQTASIITGTGFASADFAQWVVPAQTLLVMLMFIGGSAGSVGGSIKVIRWLVIGALVRRELQRALHPQAVLPLRVGNKNIGEDVMRSVAAFITLYVSLFALGVLVMGVLEEDFVVAFTASAAAIGNVGPGLGEVGPMAHYGNLHPVSKAVMIFQMWAGRIELIAVFSLFTPELWRRLRT, encoded by the coding sequence ATGAAGTCTTGGCCCAGGTTCGCTAAGTCCAAAGCGGCCAACCCCATCCCGGTGGCTACCTACATGACCGGAACGGTATATGTGGCGCTGGGCGCGGTGATGGGCCTGCTGGGCCTGACCGATACGCTCATGGGCGAAGATGCCCTGGGCTTTTTCGTTGGGGCGGCCATTGGGCTGGCCCTTGGTTGGGTTCTCCGGCAGCTGGGCAGCCCCCAGGCCGAGCCGCGCCGGGCCGAAGCCCTGCTCACAGTGGCCGGCCTCTGGATTCTGGTGCCCATCCTGGGGGCCATCCCCTACTGGATTTCCGGGGGGCTTAGCTACCTGGACGCCCTGTTCGAGGCCACCTCGGGCTTCAGCACCACCGGGGCCACCATCCTGGCCGACTTTTCACATTTTAGCTACGGGCTTTTTTTCTGGCGCAGCCTGAGCCAGTGGTTTGGTGGTTTGGGCATCCTGCTGCTCTTTATTGTAGTCTTGCCCCACCTGGCCCTGGCCGGACGGCAGATGTTTTTTGCCGAGACCACCGGCGTACAAAAGCAGCAGCTCACCCCCAAACTGCGACAGACTGCCAACTACATCCTGCGGGTCTACCTGCTGCTGACCCTGCTCACCCTGACCGCGTATCTGGCAACCGGGGTGCCCGTCTTCGAAGCTTTAGCCAACACCCTCTCGAGCGTCTCCGCTGGCGGTTTTAGCCCTAACCCCCAGAGCTTTGCTGCCTACGCCCCCCTCACCCAGTGGATTGCCGCCATCGTCATGTTCCTCACCGGGGTCAACCTGTTGCTCCAGTACCGGGCTATTTTTGGCCGCGAGTACACCGCGCCCCTGCGCGACCCCGAGTTTCGCGCCTACGCCCTGATTGTGCTTACGGTAGCGCTGCTCATGGCAGGCGTGCTCTACCTGCGGCACGACTATAGCCTGGAGCCGGCTCTGCGCCACGCTTTCTTTCAGACCGCCTCCATCATCACCGGCACCGGCTTTGCCTCGGCCGACTTTGCCCAGTGGGTGGTACCTGCCCAGACCCTTCTGGTCATGCTGATGTTCATCGGGGGCAGCGCCGGCAGCGTGGGAGGGAGCATCAAGGTCATCCGCTGGCTGGTGATAGGCGCCCTGGTGCGGCGGGAGTTGCAGCGGGCCCTGCACCCCCAGGCCGTGCTGCCATTGCGGGTGGGCAACAAGAACATCGGCGAGGACGTGATGCGTTCGGTGGCGGCTTTTATCACCCTGTATGTGAGCCTTTTTGCCCTGGGTGTGCTGGTAATGGGGGTTCTGGAAGAAGACTTTGTGGTGGCCTTTACCGCCTCGGCAGCGGCTATCGGCAACGTGGGGCCTGGGTTAGGGGAGGTGGGGCCCATGGCCCATTACGGCAATCTGCACCCTGTTTCCAAAGCCGTCATGATTTTTCAAATGTGGGCCGGTCGCATTGAGCTAATTGCGGTCTTTTCCCTGTTTACACCCGAGCTTTGGCGCCGCCTTAGGACTTGA
- the trkA gene encoding Trk system potassium transporter TrkA: protein MYIVIAGGGEIGSQIAKALHTQHDLVVVDTNPEAKERLGGLDVQVVIGSVTDPETLREAKVDLCDTFLATTNWDEVNLIACMLAKGLGAKETLCFVGKQSYVDILTDPRTVEILGTRIDQVFWPQRSLAREIVEVIRIPGAVDTEVLAGGRLRFVEYQVREGGPYAGKALASLDWPPGSFLAGILREGRFYAATDPKFNELTLEPEDRIFFMTTPQGFDAIQACFAPRERVRRVMVVGGGNVGFMVAQELIKHRLEVTIIDHNPDRCAWLAEHLPGALVLEGDGTDLELLESEGLDQVDVMVAVTENDEKNLLVSLLAKQVGVAKVITRVNRGENRRLFEHVGIDIPLTPRAAAVREVVDWIAPDNVDHLALIEDQVELLEFEVPPDFRETPFDKLSMPNGAVAVALERGTKVYLRSPMLAVTAGDKLLVLTDRQVADEVLAQVR from the coding sequence ATGTACATTGTGATTGCCGGCGGCGGCGAGATCGGCTCGCAGATTGCCAAAGCGCTCCACACCCAGCACGATCTGGTGGTGGTGGATACCAACCCCGAGGCCAAAGAACGCCTCGGGGGGCTGGATGTGCAGGTGGTGATTGGCAGCGTCACCGACCCCGAAACCCTGCGCGAGGCCAAGGTAGATCTCTGCGACACCTTTCTGGCTACGACGAACTGGGACGAGGTCAACCTGATTGCCTGCATGCTGGCCAAGGGGCTGGGGGCCAAGGAAACCCTGTGTTTTGTGGGCAAACAATCCTATGTGGACATCCTGACCGACCCCCGCACGGTGGAAATTCTGGGCACCCGCATCGACCAGGTCTTCTGGCCCCAGCGCTCGCTGGCCAGGGAAATTGTCGAGGTCATCCGAATCCCCGGGGCGGTCGATACCGAGGTGCTGGCCGGAGGGCGGCTGCGCTTTGTGGAGTATCAGGTGCGGGAGGGCGGCCCCTATGCAGGCAAGGCCCTGGCTTCGCTGGACTGGCCTCCTGGCAGTTTCCTGGCCGGCATTCTGCGCGAGGGTAGGTTCTACGCCGCGACCGACCCCAAGTTCAATGAGCTGACCCTCGAGCCCGAAGACCGCATCTTCTTCATGACCACCCCGCAGGGCTTCGATGCCATTCAGGCCTGCTTTGCCCCCCGCGAGCGGGTGCGGCGGGTGATGGTAGTGGGGGGTGGCAACGTGGGTTTTATGGTGGCCCAAGAGCTGATCAAACACCGCCTCGAGGTCACCATCATCGACCACAACCCCGACCGTTGCGCCTGGCTGGCCGAGCACCTGCCGGGGGCGCTGGTGCTCGAGGGCGACGGTACCGACCTGGAGCTTTTGGAGTCCGAGGGCCTCGACCAAGTAGATGTGATGGTAGCGGTCACGGAAAACGACGAGAAAAACCTGCTGGTTTCTCTGTTGGCCAAGCAGGTGGGGGTGGCCAAGGTGATTACCCGGGTCAACCGGGGCGAAAACCGCCGCCTCTTCGAGCACGTAGGTATCGACATTCCCCTCACTCCCCGCGCCGCTGCGGTGCGTGAGGTGGTGGACTGGATCGCTCCCGACAACGTAGACCACCTGGCCCTGATCGAAGACCAGGTCGAGCTTCTGGAGTTCGAGGTGCCCCCCGATTTCCGCGAGACCCCCTTCGACAAGTTGTCCATGCCCAACGGCGCGGTGGCGGTGGCCCTCGAGCGCGGCACCAAGGTTTATCTGCGTTCTCCCATGCTGGCCGTTACGGCAGGCGACAAGCTCCTGGTGCTCACCGACCGGCAGGTGGCCGATGAAGTCTTGGCCCAGGTTCGCTAA
- the rimO gene encoding 30S ribosomal protein S12 methylthiotransferase RimO produces the protein MAGKVGFVSLGCPKALVDSEQILSRLRAQGYETAPTYQDADVVVVNTCGFITPAVEESLTAIGEALSENGKVIVTGCLGARPEVIQQAHPQVLEVTGPGEVDKVLAAVQRVAPIDTNPFTALVPPQVKLTPRHYAYLKIAEGCNHKCSFCIIPKLRGLQQSRDAADILFEAARLVGTGTKELLVIAQDTSAYGVDIRHRPSDYAGQPVRAHLVDLVNKLTGLGAWLRLHYVYPYPHVRDLIPLMAEGKLLPYLDVPLQHASPKILRAMRRPGGAESHLKTIREWRAVAPDLAIRSSFIVGFPGETEEDFALLLDFLAEARLDRVGCFTYSEVEGADANALPGAVPQEVKEERRARLMALQQQISLEKNQARVGQTLEVIVDDYGELPGQVVGRSKYDAPGIDGLVYAETDATVKIGDLIRVRVTQAEAYDLHGQMVGRVSWKPGVPVMHNVATETIQV, from the coding sequence ATGGCAGGCAAGGTTGGGTTTGTGAGTCTGGGCTGTCCCAAGGCCCTGGTGGATTCGGAGCAGATACTCTCGCGTTTGCGGGCCCAGGGGTACGAGACCGCCCCCACCTATCAGGACGCCGATGTGGTGGTGGTGAATACCTGCGGCTTCATCACCCCGGCGGTGGAAGAGTCCCTCACCGCCATTGGCGAGGCCCTCTCGGAGAATGGTAAGGTGATCGTGACCGGCTGCCTGGGGGCCCGCCCCGAGGTCATTCAGCAGGCCCATCCGCAGGTGCTGGAAGTCACCGGCCCCGGCGAAGTCGACAAGGTACTGGCCGCCGTGCAGCGGGTGGCCCCGATCGACACGAACCCCTTCACAGCCCTGGTGCCGCCCCAGGTCAAGCTCACCCCCCGCCACTACGCCTACTTGAAAATTGCCGAGGGCTGCAACCACAAATGCAGCTTCTGTATCATCCCCAAACTGCGCGGCCTGCAACAAAGCCGCGACGCCGCCGATATCCTCTTCGAGGCGGCCCGGCTGGTGGGCACCGGCACCAAAGAGCTACTGGTCATTGCCCAGGACACCTCGGCCTACGGGGTGGACATCCGCCACCGCCCATCGGACTACGCGGGCCAACCGGTGCGGGCCCACCTGGTGGATCTGGTTAACAAACTCACGGGGCTCGGGGCCTGGCTGCGGTTGCACTATGTCTACCCTTACCCCCATGTGCGCGACCTGATTCCCCTGATGGCCGAGGGCAAGCTGCTACCCTACCTGGACGTGCCGTTGCAGCACGCTTCTCCCAAAATCCTGCGGGCTATGCGCCGCCCGGGGGGGGCCGAAAGCCACCTCAAAACCATCCGGGAATGGCGTGCCGTCGCCCCCGACCTGGCGATCCGCTCGAGCTTTATCGTGGGCTTCCCTGGCGAAACCGAGGAAGACTTTGCGCTTTTGCTGGACTTCCTCGCTGAGGCGCGGCTTGACCGGGTGGGCTGCTTCACCTACTCCGAGGTGGAAGGGGCCGACGCCAACGCCCTGCCGGGCGCGGTGCCCCAGGAGGTCAAGGAGGAGCGCCGGGCTCGCCTGATGGCCTTGCAGCAACAGATTAGCCTCGAGAAAAACCAGGCCAGGGTAGGCCAGACCCTGGAGGTCATTGTGGACGACTACGGCGAGCTTCCGGGCCAGGTGGTGGGCCGCTCCAAGTACGACGCGCCGGGCATCGATGGCCTGGTGTACGCCGAAACCGACGCAACGGTCAAGATCGGCGACCTCATCCGGGTTAGGGTCACGCAGGCCGAAGCCTACGACCTGCATGGCCAGATGGTGGGTCGGGTGTCCTGGAAACCAGGGGTGCCGGTGATGCACAACGTAGCCACAGAAACAATTCAGGTGTAA
- a CDS encoding DUF937 domain-containing protein produces MAGLMDLLGAALNENTIQQMAGRLGASDTQVQSAIGMALPALLQGLQRNAADPQGAKSLANALERDHDGSVLDNLMDFLGNAQQGPGAGILRHVLGDQQVVVQQGIGQASGINPNQIGGLLEMLAPIVMGALGKTTRQQGAGTGGLLDLLGQATGQMQQQQPQAFNLVTMLLDQNRDGNVMDDVVRMLGNFLKR; encoded by the coding sequence ATGGCAGGACTCATGGATTTGCTTGGAGCGGCCCTCAACGAAAACACCATCCAGCAGATGGCGGGCCGACTGGGGGCTTCGGACACCCAGGTACAGAGCGCGATCGGGATGGCACTACCGGCCCTTTTGCAGGGCTTGCAGCGCAACGCCGCCGACCCCCAGGGGGCCAAGTCGCTGGCGAATGCTTTAGAGCGCGATCACGATGGGAGTGTTCTGGACAATTTGATGGATTTTTTAGGCAATGCCCAGCAGGGACCGGGGGCAGGCATCCTGCGGCACGTGCTGGGTGACCAGCAGGTGGTGGTGCAGCAAGGCATTGGACAGGCCTCCGGCATCAACCCCAACCAGATTGGCGGTTTGTTGGAGATGCTGGCCCCAATCGTGATGGGAGCGCTGGGCAAAACCACCCGTCAGCAAGGTGCGGGTACGGGAGGATTGCTGGATTTGCTGGGGCAGGCCACCGGGCAGATGCAGCAGCAACAGCCCCAGGCCTTCAATTTAGTCACCATGCTGCTCGACCAGAACCGCGACGGCAATGTGATGGACGATGTGGTGCGGATGCTAGGCAATTTCCTGAAGCGATAG
- a CDS encoding RodZ domain-containing protein has translation MCELGKRLREAREAKGLEIAQAAEVLKVRRAILEALEDCRFDELPEPALARGYLKRYAQLLGLEPAPLLALYPIGIPELGGPVASSKATPGPKAPASPSGAGWMWLVPLVLLLAILSWLGYRALNPPSTSTPVPPPAAPVTPPPPKQISLRIATQPTGARVYLDGFLLGQAPLEARVEAGERTLRIEASGYQKYEQVLTLQNDRNLSFALTPVPPAPTPSTPEPPPGTTPPANPTTPTPTTGLVLRLEGTSWIRVTDARTGRQLYEGTAPGGTQLSFPLPVVVRAGNAGVVRVVVGGQDRGRMGNVGQVVTQRYGQ, from the coding sequence ATGTGTGAGCTGGGGAAGCGGTTAAGGGAAGCCCGCGAGGCTAAGGGCCTGGAAATAGCCCAGGCAGCGGAGGTTCTCAAGGTGCGGCGGGCCATTCTGGAGGCCCTGGAAGACTGCCGTTTCGACGAACTGCCCGAACCCGCCCTGGCTCGAGGCTACCTCAAACGCTACGCCCAGCTGCTGGGCCTCGAGCCCGCCCCCCTGCTGGCCCTGTACCCCATCGGCATCCCCGAGCTGGGCGGGCCTGTTGCTTCGAGCAAAGCCACGCCGGGCCCAAAAGCTCCGGCCTCACCTTCCGGCGCTGGCTGGATGTGGTTGGTGCCACTGGTTTTGCTCCTGGCAATCCTGAGCTGGCTGGGTTACCGGGCTTTGAACCCCCCCAGCACTTCTACCCCAGTCCCTCCTCCAGCGGCCCCCGTCACACCCCCGCCCCCCAAGCAGATCAGCCTGCGCATTGCCACCCAGCCTACCGGGGCGCGGGTTTACCTGGATGGATTTTTGCTGGGGCAGGCTCCCCTCGAGGCCCGTGTGGAGGCCGGCGAACGTACCCTTCGCATCGAGGCCTCCGGCTACCAGAAGTACGAGCAGGTACTCACCTTGCAAAACGACCGCAACCTGAGCTTCGCCCTGACCCCCGTTCCCCCTGCGCCTACTCCCAGCACCCCCGAACCACCCCCAGGAACCACGCCCCCCGCCAATCCAACCACACCCACGCCCACCACCGGCCTGGTGCTCCGGCTCGAGGGCACCAGTTGGATCCGCGTGACCGATGCCCGCACCGGCAGGCAGCTCTACGAGGGCACCGCCCCCGGCGGAACCCAGCTCAGCTTCCCCCTCCCGGTGGTGGTACGGGCCGGTAATGCCGGGGTGGTGCGGGTCGTTGTGGGCGGCCAGGATCGCGGCCGCATGGGCAACGTAGGGCAGGTCGTAACCCAGCGCTACGGACAGTGA
- a CDS encoding pseudouridine-5'-phosphate glycosidase, which yields MRVHPEVAQALRARQAVVALESTVITHGLPRPLNLELAQKLEDTVRQAGAIPATIAILKGEVVVGLTPDELQAIAADDTADKASLWNLGALVAQGKNAGTTVASTTFLAHKAGIQVFATGGIGGVHPHPYDESADLLELSRTPIVVVSAGPKSILDLAATLERLESLGVALLGYKTNHLPAFHSPTSPYPLPARVESAQEAARAFRTARDLGLPGASLVLNPISKGLEFSQVQRWVEQATQEAARTGVGGKALTPFLLRRISELSGGQTDEANLRLLEENARLAAQIALALAQLSEPEQIGCT from the coding sequence ATGCGCGTACACCCCGAAGTTGCCCAGGCCCTGCGAGCCCGCCAAGCGGTGGTGGCCCTCGAGTCCACCGTGATCACCCACGGCCTGCCCCGCCCCCTCAACCTGGAGCTGGCCCAGAAGCTCGAGGACACCGTGCGGCAGGCCGGGGCCATCCCCGCTACCATTGCCATCCTCAAGGGCGAAGTGGTGGTGGGCCTGACCCCGGACGAGCTGCAGGCCATCGCTGCCGACGACACCGCCGACAAGGCCAGTCTGTGGAACCTGGGTGCCCTGGTGGCCCAGGGCAAAAACGCCGGCACCACCGTGGCCTCCACCACCTTCCTGGCCCACAAGGCCGGAATTCAGGTTTTCGCCACCGGGGGTATCGGCGGGGTGCACCCCCATCCCTACGACGAATCGGCGGATCTGCTCGAGCTTTCCCGAACCCCCATTGTGGTGGTCTCGGCGGGCCCCAAAAGCATCCTGGATCTGGCCGCCACCCTGGAGCGCCTGGAGTCGCTGGGCGTGGCCCTGCTGGGCTACAAAACAAACCATCTTCCCGCCTTTCACAGCCCCACCAGCCCTTATCCCCTACCTGCCCGGGTGGAATCTGCCCAGGAGGCCGCCCGGGCTTTTCGAACCGCCCGAGATCTGGGATTGCCGGGCGCCTCGCTGGTACTCAACCCCATCTCCAAAGGGCTGGAGTTTAGCCAGGTACAGCGCTGGGTTGAGCAAGCCACCCAGGAGGCCGCCCGCACCGGGGTGGGCGGCAAAGCCCTGACACCCTTTTTGCTGCGGCGCATCTCCGAGCTGAGTGGGGGCCAGACCGACGAGGCCAATCTGCGGCTGCTTGAAGAAAATGCGCGGCTGGCGGCCCAAATTGCGCTGGCTCTTGCCCAGCTATCCGAGCCAGAACAGATTGGCTGCACGTGA
- a CDS encoding tetratricopeptide repeat protein has protein sequence MNPTLQALEAQLSQTQALSEKLELLDQLYQFLRLSDLHRAKETVEEMLILSQNPAYPAGRGLALKNLGDFHFRQGNLPASQGCLEEALAILRRAGEVKGEIDTLNALGNFYYFQGTFPKALEYYLEALEQSRKYELKAQESHALSGVGIIQYTLGNYQEATKYFLRSLALKREIGDRLTESGTLNNLGLVYLEMGDYPGAVQLYRESLEIKRALGDLQGEANALSNLGVVFQRLGRTQEALDYHQQALEIASRLGSPQVRATCLENLGLSHATLGNLEKALELFQASKNLYQEQGNRLGELSTWLQIGATLGHLEQAEAATLALQKGLKMAEELGPQKPLLEFHQALSKVFEQLHKPALALYHLKQAIEIERRLHKEQQAQKTAALLAGFQVEKARQEAEIERLRNTELARANRELARAIESLKEANAEKTRLLDKLRQQSKELERLARQDPLTRLYNRRYLEENLGREFAASKRYNFPLSIAMVDIDHFKQINDRFSHQVGDDVLRLVAQMLESNCRGVDFAARYGGEEFALVFPQTDLLGALVACERLRQRVESYDWSTIHPHLKVTVSIGVSNDPTLSDHEKLLAAADEQLYAAKRAGRNRVFPQVTG, from the coding sequence ATGAATCCAACCCTCCAGGCCCTCGAGGCCCAACTCAGCCAGACCCAGGCCCTATCGGAGAAACTGGAGTTGCTTGATCAGCTCTACCAGTTTCTGCGTCTGAGCGACCTGCATCGGGCCAAAGAGACCGTGGAAGAAATGCTGATTCTGTCGCAGAACCCCGCCTATCCGGCCGGGCGCGGCCTGGCCCTCAAAAACCTGGGCGATTTTCATTTTCGCCAGGGCAACCTGCCGGCATCCCAGGGGTGTCTCGAGGAAGCCCTCGCCATCTTGCGCAGGGCCGGTGAAGTCAAGGGCGAGATCGACACCTTGAATGCCCTGGGCAACTTCTACTACTTTCAGGGTACTTTTCCCAAAGCCCTTGAGTATTATCTGGAAGCCCTCGAGCAAAGCCGTAAATACGAACTCAAAGCCCAGGAATCCCACGCCCTGAGCGGGGTAGGCATCATCCAGTACACCCTGGGCAACTACCAGGAGGCCACCAAGTATTTTTTGCGCAGCCTGGCCCTCAAGCGCGAGATCGGCGACCGCCTGACCGAATCGGGCACCCTGAACAACCTGGGACTGGTCTACCTCGAGATGGGCGACTATCCAGGGGCGGTACAGCTCTACCGCGAAAGCCTGGAGATTAAGCGTGCACTGGGCGACCTCCAGGGCGAGGCCAACGCCCTCTCCAACCTGGGTGTGGTTTTCCAGCGGCTGGGCCGCACCCAGGAAGCCCTGGACTACCACCAGCAGGCCCTGGAAATTGCCAGCCGGTTGGGTAGCCCCCAGGTACGGGCTACCTGTCTGGAAAACCTGGGCCTCTCCCATGCCACCCTGGGCAACCTGGAAAAAGCTCTGGAATTATTCCAGGCTTCCAAAAATCTCTACCAGGAGCAGGGCAATCGGCTGGGTGAGCTCAGCACATGGCTGCAGATAGGCGCGACCCTCGGCCACCTAGAACAAGCGGAAGCCGCCACCCTGGCCCTGCAAAAAGGGCTCAAAATGGCCGAGGAGCTAGGACCCCAAAAGCCTTTGCTCGAGTTCCACCAGGCGCTTTCGAAGGTGTTTGAACAGCTTCACAAACCCGCGCTCGCCCTCTACCACCTCAAGCAGGCCATTGAAATTGAGCGCAGGCTGCACAAGGAACAACAAGCCCAAAAAACCGCCGCCCTGCTGGCCGGGTTCCAGGTAGAAAAAGCCCGACAGGAAGCTGAAATCGAGCGCCTGCGCAACACCGAGCTGGCCCGCGCCAACCGCGAGCTGGCCCGTGCCATCGAAAGCCTCAAGGAAGCCAACGCCGAAAAGACCCGCCTGCTGGACAAGCTGCGCCAGCAGTCTAAAGAGCTAGAGCGCCTGGCCCGTCAGGACCCCCTCACCCGGCTCTATAACCGCCGCTACCTGGAGGAAAACCTAGGGCGCGAGTTTGCCGCTTCCAAACGTTATAACTTCCCCCTCAGCATCGCCATGGTGGATATTGACCATTTCAAGCAGATTAACGATCGCTTTTCCCATCAGGTAGGCGACGATGTGCTGAGGCTGGTGGCACAGATGCTCGAGTCCAACTGCCGTGGCGTAGACTTTGCAGCCCGCTACGGGGGTGAAGAATTTGCCCTGGTCTTTCCACAGACCGACCTGCTGGGTGCGCTGGTGGCCTGTGAACGACTGCGGCAACGCGTGGAGAGCTACGACTGGAGCACCATTCACCCCCATCTGAAGGTCACGGTGAGCATTGGGGTGAGCAACGACCCCACTCTCTCCGATCACGAAAAACTCCTCGCCGCCGCCGATGAGCAACTCTACGCGGCCAAGCGAGCGGGGCGCAATCGGGTATTCCCGCAAGTAACGGGATAA